The Lolium perenne isolate Kyuss_39 chromosome 6, Kyuss_2.0, whole genome shotgun sequence genome segment cccatttaaatcttggtcaaatcctaggtttgaccatgacttaaacaagtttaaaacatgaatatgtaaaagtaagcatgtatccttcttagtcactccaaaatgaagctcttaattaagagggtttttgaaatttccatgtttgaaaccaaaaaccacttatcttcacatgcatgcttgactttataagacagagtttagggttaggggtagatacatgatttttcaggtttaatatgtctagaccttgtttatcaacttaattgaatgcgcgcatcttgtatgacataagaagaccttggtattcattttatttgaatttttatgcccatttgaatcttggtcaaatcctaggtttgaccaagatttgaacaagtttaaaacatgaatatgaaaaggtaagcatgcatgtatgcttctcagtcactccaaaatgaagctcttggaagggtttttgaaatttccatgtttgaaaccaaaaaccacatctcttcatgcttgacttcataagacagagtttagggttaggggtagccacatacatgatttttctggtttgaatatgtctagaccttgtttatcaacttaattgtatgcttattatatgacataagaagactatgtgcattgggttttcatttttttatccccatttgttgaatcttggtcaaatcctaggtttgaccaagatttaaacaagtttaaaacatgaataatatgaaaagtaacctgcatcgatccttcttagccactccaaaaagaagctcgtgggaggtttttgaaatttccatgatttttctggtttgaatatgtctagaccttgtttatcaacttgaatgcttactatatgacatacacagactatgtgctttggtttttgattttttttttgaattcttatgcccatttgaatcttcgtcaaatcctaggtttgaccatgactttaacaagtttaagacatgaatatgacaaagtaatcatgtatccttcttagtcaccccaaaatgaagctcttgggagggttttttaaatttccatgtttgaaacgaaaaaccacttctcttcaccatgcatgcttgacttcataagacagagtttagggttagggggtagatacatgatttttcaggtttaatacgtctagaccttgtttatcaacttaattgaatgcttactatatgacataagaagaccttggtttttcaatttttttttaatttttatgcccatttgaatcttggtcaaatcctaggtttgaccaagatttgaacaagtttaaaacatgaatataaaaaagtaagcatgtatgcttcttagtcactccaaaatgaagctgttgggagggttttcgaaatttccatgtttgaaaccaaaaaccacatctcttcatgcttgacttcataagacagagtttagggttagggggtagatacatgatttttctggtttgagtatgtctagaccttgtttatcaacttaattgaatgcttactatatgacataagaagactatgtgccttggtgtttcatttattttgatttattttggattttatgcccatttttatgcccatttaaacaagtttaaatcatgaatatgaaaaattagtcactccaaaatgtagctcttgagagggtttttgaaatttccatgtttgaaaccaaaaaccacttctcttcatgcatgctttgacttcataagacagagtttagggtttggggtagacagcacgcgccgacgcgtggacgaaatttattctctgtccccctgacatgcacttgccagtgtcttcaacagtctgacacgagcagtgaagcttttatggagcccagcggagaggggctccatttctcgagcggtagctaggtgacatggtgacatgcaccatgtcaccgtgtgacatgcggcctaaatccaaatttaaacattgcgaaaaaatctgaaaaaaatcatgcacgttcacagctcatattaagataacccctaaaaatttcagatcaaaattcgaaacatacatcgagaaaaaaaaagagaaactcagatgtgaatagtctacagagaaactcagatttgaattcgggaactattcatgacagatttctcttttttgtttctcgatgtatgtttcgaattttgacttgaattttttaggggttatcttaatatctatgaacatgcatgatttttttcagatttgttcgcagtgttcaaatttgaatttaaaccgcatgtcacacggtgacatgcaataggtgcatgtcacctgatctcatgtgacgctggggctaaaaagaagacctttccacctcatttcctccacttgtttcacatattttagcttctatttatgcggtgccgtggagttgggggtctggtcgtcaccctcctcctccccacctcatttcctccactgtctcgcaactccttgatctactactcctatccatatacatgccactcaaatggatgtatttgtagatacatccattttagtggcagttaatatggaccggaggaagtactaataatatgaggcatgtttttgagctggccctgtttagtagagtttacatttgagagttacatctttctaccaccattatttttgatttagcttgtcttttgtgcccaccattttatcgagcagggttaatgcaagatccatagcaaactaggttctcatgacatttttttggcggagtgcatcttctcatggcgagctagcgactttgccagtagagtttttttttgttgaactagtacattttttggattttcccattttatttgtgcacaagctatgagccgcccgcaattcagcaccatatattggcgggattttctagttcaattgttttgtactaggatattagcaggatgctatcttctagggctttcatttcccctatatccagccccacccacggacaagcaagggcctctctccctacctcgcacctagtccgtctcgctccctctcagtcctccatccgtagccgacatccaccgcgccggagccagctcagcgacgccgtcaaccacactccatccgcttcgtcggatctgcttccccgactcactggttcatcttaccggctggcgagatcggtacacaaagcgccaccatgatccaccgaaccaaaacgaacggccaacgcgccacctccccagtcgaccaaggttgaacactttgtccggcagcttttgttatgtatttgatttccgagactagtttattgcttgcttccactgcttgttattagcatctattttttttgtaatgcctgctagatattcccctcgagaatgcctacgaagaatctcggaggcaaaatatcttgcagaataagataattgcagccaagctcggcatactgtggaatgggacaaaatcaccgcaccccaagtcgttgccgagatttttcacccgtgtgatgtgccgccaaaaggacgattccgtggggcagctgctgaagaaggtatttagccgcactgctcaaatttcatatgtgttgtttgctgattgatttgatgaactttgatttgcagcagctagccactgctcatgttcctaacaaagacagtgagcgcgccagtgatgcagacattggtagaaaggaggcgggatttggtcctattgttctagcaagcaatcatttgaggggccgcctaggatcagcacatctggatcctcctgagctcaacattaaggaggtaattttataatagtgttttaaacatgacataatctaaaGTACTGAAAGAGATCACACTGTCAACTagagtggagtggtatagatggtagagatatagatatagattttagatttcctaattttttcttgaaaatagggtcgccccggcctctgcatccaaatgatgcacccacccttttattgcaatgttttagactccatttaaggtttagaaactcatgggttgctcaaagtggtgacatgaatcaaccaacatatttccttttaatctgctgattgattttatgcatggcaaatcgcGAAGCAAGTGATTGCTCATGTCCActgccaagcagcattgtagcacagatgtccagagttccagtgatgcaaacgtttgtaggaacaaaacagaaggatgtggcaatggggaagctaagattaggcgtcttcaaaaggacttggatgtggccacttggcggaacaaagaaatgaaccgaggatggaattctacaattcaagatggcctacatgctgttgctgatctgcagaagctagtggctggcaacttggttaccgctttggctgatgcagatgtccatgagatcaactggaagatcttggaacaggtgaaagcacgagctgaaactctgcactcatctttgcaggtagatgattttcaaagggtgatgcaagagacgctatatgaatagattgttgttttcagttgatgatgtccctggttcttttgtttacttatgtcctggtagtacttaggggaactagcttgtacaagtaatttttttccgataaagttgtacaagtaaatggcacatgcttcgcatgtttgaccaattaagttaaaaagcttcacaaaatcctgcgtcgaagttgtttcactaaaaaaaagagctctcacgtgcaaggcacgtgtaatttactagtatatactagtactagtagagatggtacacctagacattagagatttgtttgttttaaagatatttttaattgtgtacaagatggaaaatataactttagggcatccacaatgttgctattgccaaatccgatacgatggtgaatttggctttggtgtgaaatatagcaatagctccacaatgtagtggttccaaatatttataacgtgggacccgccatcaagctaaaacaacacataaagccaatatggaactactctcacaatgtagggaactagttccaaatgccaaaagtgaaatttggcatcggagcacctacttgctccggttccttgtttttctggttttggaactacctctacaatgtatggaactagttccaaaagccaaaaatcaaatatggaaccacttttggctacacgttgtgaatgctcttagcaaattcctagtatttttcatggttgatgtaaaaaaaagtatttttcatggttgatgtaaaaaaaaacaagtttttttcatggtcgatgtaaaaaaagagagaaaacatgtctcataaaaagccttatggttagcacattttttttacggagtaactcttttttacatagcccaaattactattcgattttccattgaaatattttatgtgtataaagcaagcgaagaagtacacatgcatttttcgttttattcttttttgacatttttcaaaatgtatagaagatgaatttcgaaataaagagatcatatgcacccaagaaccaacaagcatatccccttgaccccgaacatactcagggcccttttgttgtggcttttttttttttgcctttttggcttttggattttggaagccaaaaacaaatattatattcttttggcttccaaaatccaaaagccaaaaagccacacCAAAAGGACCCTCGGCTTCAGACACaggatttcgtaggctagggttccacagttttccaccaaccagtaataatttcaactctgccccaaaattcccgccgaaatccccccccccctcccgcttccaaaattcaaagcgatgtgaaataagtacagtgtcgatcttatccccccggaccgctcaattcagacctatcaccggtGGCGCCaaaccccgcatctctctctcacgcttccaccctgcatgacccaccggatcatctcacacgccggcgccggcccactgtcccactcccacaccagcactactgccttctcatcggccaccgtagtgaccgacgacgttccgtcgtctcccttgctttttagcaagccggagtagcttccacctcccccacccccaccgacgaccacaGTAACAAAAGAGCTCCTCCatagccgacttccaccgccgccttgtcagcgacagtcaccatcgccgggttctcgtatcttaatcccctactccttccgtccaccggactggagagatgggcgcccccatggtccacggcaggaaaccaaagcgtacatgcgcccacttccaagaaggttgatatggccgcattcgttatgcatgtgattttgaaaagtatttttttgcttacttgcaccgccatctcattagcattttttttgtaatgcatgctagatattattgcaatacagaagaatgaattaaaagagaaacggatacggaatatatgtagaagatatgcaagccgtgtgggcacaagcatttgtaacgctattgcctctagtgcaaacctgaacaaaatcggagaagaaccctttcccctccccaaagataaagaacaatgttatgattcacaatttgatcctgctgagcctcttggagagctgactcaggaagatgccttgcctgaccattctcctgaaccccaccaggtgatttctgtgtttttttactttgagatatctattgcaacttccatgtgttgtatacttgtatcctgaatcccaccaaacatgttcacatgccacctctaggtctccttaatgcatcatatatatgtttcagcatgcacgtcatcctttactgttcttcattctatcccatttgcatatcatcatatatgggacttctgtagactgaaatatcgtttatgtgtgctaggaatctgcagcttcaagtaagaatttcgcaggaaccaccaatgagaggaagaccattcaatatgcacctgaatcggtgatagaacagctgcaaccaaaaaagaaacctgcttctgctactagacag includes the following:
- the LOC139832158 gene encoding uncharacterized protein isoform X1 gives rise to the protein MIHRTKTNGQRATSPVDQDIPLENAYEESRRQNILQNKIIAAKLGILWNGTKSPHPKSLPRFFTRVMCRQKDDSVGQLLKKQLATAHVPNKDSERASDADIGRKEAGFGPIVLASNHLRGRLGSAHLDPPELNIKEVIL
- the LOC139832158 gene encoding uncharacterized protein isoform X2, which codes for MIHRTKTNGQRATSPVDQDIPLENAYEESRRQNILQNKIIAAKLGILWNGTKSPHPKSLPRFFTRVMCRQKDDSVGQLLKKLATAHVPNKDSERASDADIGRKEAGFGPIVLASNHLRGRLGSAHLDPPELNIKEVIL